In a single window of the Carassius carassius chromosome 26, fCarCar2.1, whole genome shotgun sequence genome:
- the rbm17 gene encoding splicing factor 45: MSLYDDLGVATSDTKTEGWSKNFKLLQSQLKVKKAALTQAKTQRTRQSNVLAPVVDLKRGSAGDDRQISDTPPHIAAGLKDSTSVGFSSGEVLIPLADEYDPMFPNDYEKVVKRHREERQRQREQERQKEIEEREKKRKERHEGGGAPSGFSRFPTEGESDEEEEYEREKRKRNIGGAAIAPPTSLMERDSSFSYNEDGRQRSKAAIPPPVFDESDRPRSPPGPTNTFLANMGGTVAHKIMQKYGFREGQGLGKHEQGLSTALSVEKTSKRGGKIIIGDSAEKTSGSSQNVVDPQASNSADASKKNEANPLTEILKCPTKVVLLRNMVGRGEVDEDLEAETKEECEKYGKVIKCVIFEIAGVSDEEAVRIFLEFERVESAIKAVVDLNGRYFGGRVVKACFYNLDKFRVLNLGEQV, from the exons ATGTCTTTATATGATGATCTGGGGGTCGCAACAAGCGACACTAAAACAGAAGGCTGGTCTAAAAACTTCAAGCTGCTTCAGTCTCAGCTGAAAGTGAAGAAAGCTGCACTGACACAAGCAAAG ACTCAGAGGACGAGACAGTCCAATGTTCTGGCTCCGGTTGTTGATCTGAAGAGAGGAAGCGCTGGAGATGACCGGCAGATCTCTGATACACCTCCACACATTGCTGCAGGATTGAAG GACTCGACATCGGTTGGGTTTTCATCCGGAGAGGTGCTGATTCCATTGGCTGACGAGTATGACCCCATGTTTCCCAACGACTATGAGAAAGTGGTGAAGAGACACCGAGAAGagcgacagagacagagagaacagGAGCGACAGAAAGAGATTGAGGAGAGAGAGAA GAAACGTAAAGAGAGGCACGAAGGAGGTGGAGCGCCGAGTGGATTTTCACGTTTCCCAACAGAAGGCGAatcggatgaggaggaggagtatGAGAGAGAAAAGAGGAAGAGGA ATATTGGTGGAGCTGCCATCGCCCCTCCGACATCACTAATGGAGCGAGACT CATCATTTTCATATAATGAAGATGGTCGGCAGAGGTCGAAAGCAGCTATCCCACCTCCCGTTTTCGATGAGTCTGATAGACCACGATCTCCACCGGGACCAACAAATACATTCCTGGCCAACATGGG TGGTACTGTGGCTCATAAAATCATGCAGAAGTATGGATTCCGAGAAGGGCAGGGCCTGGGAAAACACGAGCAGGGGTTGAGCACGGCGCTCTCGGTGGAGAAAACCAGCAAGCGCGGGGGCAAGATTATTATTGGAGACTCAGCGGAAAAGA cgtCAGGATCCAGTCAGAATGTGGTTGATCCACAAGCCTCTAATTCAG CGGATGCCTCAAAGAAGAACGAGGCCAACCCTCTTACAGAGATTCTCAAATGTCCCACAAAAGTGGTGCTGCTGCGG AACATGGTTGGAAGGGGAGAAGTGGATGAAGACCTGGAAGCTGAGACTAAAGAAGAGTGTGAGAAATATGGCAAAGTCATCAAGTGTGTCATCTTTGAG ATCGCTGGTGTTTCTGACGAAGAGGCCGTCCGCATTTTCCTGGAGTTCGAACGAGTCGAATCGGCCATTAAAG CTGTGGTGGATCTGAATGGGCGGTACTTTGGAGGTCGCGTGGTGAAGGCCTGTTTTTATAACTTGGATAAGTTTCGTGTTTTAAACCTGGGAGAGCAGGTGTGA